The Dromaius novaehollandiae isolate bDroNov1 chromosome 5, bDroNov1.hap1, whole genome shotgun sequence genome window below encodes:
- the DUSP8 gene encoding dual specificity protein phosphatase 8 isoform X3 codes for MRGFATFSSCFPGLCEGKPAAILPMSISQPCLPVANVGPTRILPHLYLGSQKDVLNKDLMTQNGISYVLNASNSCPKPDFICDSHFMRIPVNDNYCEKLLPWLDKSIEFIDKAKVSSCQVIVHCLAGISRSATIAIAYIMKTMGMSSDDAYRFVKDRRPSISPNFNFLGQLLEYERSLKLLKALKAQGDRSEGDAQQDPAEVPESSRHSTPPTSEKAEETSKSTSSAPSHSDPERQAGAPKILSPTALQQGLNGLHLSSERIQDTNRLKRSFSLDIKSAYSPGLRQDVPGPADTGEAPKLCKLDSPSGPNGVCQFSPVPDSPDWPSGPDLLLEAKVRQRRKHRHQAGSPAHGLSLNFNGVCAAHKGTGAEDSLKQTLRLSLPGVGQQPVQPATTPTGTGVGPWGVHLESPSTPSSEGAWYFGTDSAVSGGGGGGGGGGGALFAGAASYPSFGCGAVPGGCEIRLRDKQRAEPRDGRHSWHEDASAEKQFKRRSCQMEFEETMSEGRSREDLGKIGKQSSFSGSMEIIEVS; via the exons ATGA GAGGCTTCGCCACCTTCTCGTCCTGCTTCCCAGGGCTCTGCGAGGGGAAGCCGGCCGCCATCCTGCCGATGAGCATCTCCCAGCCGTGCTTGCCCGTGGCCAATGTCGGCCCCACGCGCATCCTGCCGCATCTCTACCTGGGCTCCCAGAAAGACGTCTTAAACAAG GACCTGATGACACAGAATGGGATAAGCTATGTCCTCAATGCCAGCAACTCCTGTCCCAAGCCGGACTTCATCTGTGATAGCCACTTCATGCGCATTCCTGTCAATGACAACTACTGTGAGAAGCTGCTTCCCTGGCTGGACAAGTCCATTGAGTTCATTG ACAAGGCCAAGGTGTCCAGCTGCCAGGTGATTGTGCACTGCTTGGCAGGGATCTCCCGATCGGCCACCATCGCCATCGCCTACATCATGAAGACCATGGGTATGTCGTCAGATGATGCCTACAG GTTTGTTAAAGACCGGCGCCCATCTATCTCACCCAACTTCAACTTCCTGGGCCAGCTCCTGGAGTATGAGAGGAGCCTGAAGCTCCTCAAGGCTTTGAAAGCCCAGGGCGATCGGAGTGAGGGGGATGCGCAGCAGGACCCGGCTGAGGTGCCCGAGAGCAGCAGGCACTCCACACCACCTACCTCAGAGAAGGCCGAGGAGACATCGAAAAGCACAAGCTCAGCGCCCTCCCACAGTGACCCCGAGAGACAGGCGGGAGCTCCTAAAATCCTGTCGCCCACAGCACTGCAGCAAGGACTCAACGGCTTGCACCTGTCCTCAGAGCGCATTCAAGACACCAACCGGTTGAAACGCTCCTTCTCCCTGGACATCAAGTCGGCCTACTCCCCGGGCCTGAGGCAGGACGTCCCGGGCCCCGCCGACACGGGGGAAGCCCCGAAGCTCTGCAAGCTGGACAGCCCGTCCGGACCCAACGGCGTGTGCCAGTTCTCCCCGGTGCCGGACAGTCCGGACTGGCCGAGCGGGCCGGACCTCCTCCTGGAGGCCAAGGTGAGGCAAAGGCGGAAGCACAGGCACCAGGCAGGCTCCCCCGCCCACGGGCTCAGCCTCAACTTCAACGGGGTGTGCGCCGCGCACAAGGGCACCGGCGCGGAGGACAGTCTCAAGCAGACGCTGCGGCTCAGCCTGCCCGGCGTGGGGCAGCAGCCCGTGCAGCCGGCGACCACGCCGACCGGCACCGGCGTCGGCCCGTGGGGGGTCCACCTGGAGTCCCCGAGCACCCCCTCCTCGGAGGGCGCCTGGTACTTTGGCACAGACTCGGccgtgagcggcggcggcggcggcggcggtggcggcgggggggccctgtTTGCCGGCGCCGCCTCCTACCCCTCGTTCGGCTGCGGCGCGGTGCCGGGCGGCTGCGAGATCAGACTGAGAGACAAGCAGCGGGCCGAGCCGCGGGACGGGCGTCACAGCTGGCACGAGGACGCCAGCGCCGAGAAGCAGTTCAAGAGGAGGAGCTGCCAGATGGAGTTCGAGGAGACCATGTCAGAGGGCAGGTCCCGGGAAGACCTGGGCAAAATAGGCAAACAGTCTAGCTTTTCGGGCAGCATGGAAATCATCGAGGTGTCCTGA
- the DUSP8 gene encoding dual specificity protein phosphatase 8 isoform X2 has product MPLDVMIAPSEDQFWTDVHERQLKLKIRVRRMKESRDMRGGFATFSSCFPGLCEGKPAAILPMSISQPCLPVANVGPTRILPHLYLGSQKDVLNKDLMTQNGISYVLNASNSCPKPDFICDSHFMRIPVNDNYCEKLLPWLDKSIEFIDKAKVSSCQVIVHCLAGISRSATIAIAYIMKTMGMSSDDAYRFVKDRRPSISPNFNFLGQLLEYERSLKLLKALKAQGDRSEGDAQQDPAEVPESSRHSTPPTSEKAEETSKSTSSAPSHSDPERQAGAPKILSPTALQQGLNGLHLSSERIQDTNRLKRSFSLDIKSAYSPGLRQDVPGPADTGEAPKLCKLDSPSGPNGVCQFSPVPDSPDWPSGPDLLLEAKVRQRRKHRHQAGSPAHGLSLNFNGVCAAHKGTGAEDSLKQTLRLSLPGVGQQPVQPATTPTGTGVGPWGVHLESPSTPSSEGAWYFGTDSAVSGGGGGGGGGGGALFAGAASYPSFGCGAVPGGCEIRLRDKQRAEPRDGRHSWHEDASAEKQFKRRSCQMEFEETMSEGRSREDLGKIGKQSSFSGSMEIIEVS; this is encoded by the exons ATGCCTCTGGACGTGATGATTGCTCCCTCCGAGGACCAGTTCTGGACGGACGTGCACGAGAGGCAGCTGAAGCTGAAAATCAGGGTGCGGAGGATGAAGGAGAGCAGGGACATGCGAG GAGGCTTCGCCACCTTCTCGTCCTGCTTCCCAGGGCTCTGCGAGGGGAAGCCGGCCGCCATCCTGCCGATGAGCATCTCCCAGCCGTGCTTGCCCGTGGCCAATGTCGGCCCCACGCGCATCCTGCCGCATCTCTACCTGGGCTCCCAGAAAGACGTCTTAAACAAG GACCTGATGACACAGAATGGGATAAGCTATGTCCTCAATGCCAGCAACTCCTGTCCCAAGCCGGACTTCATCTGTGATAGCCACTTCATGCGCATTCCTGTCAATGACAACTACTGTGAGAAGCTGCTTCCCTGGCTGGACAAGTCCATTGAGTTCATTG ACAAGGCCAAGGTGTCCAGCTGCCAGGTGATTGTGCACTGCTTGGCAGGGATCTCCCGATCGGCCACCATCGCCATCGCCTACATCATGAAGACCATGGGTATGTCGTCAGATGATGCCTACAG GTTTGTTAAAGACCGGCGCCCATCTATCTCACCCAACTTCAACTTCCTGGGCCAGCTCCTGGAGTATGAGAGGAGCCTGAAGCTCCTCAAGGCTTTGAAAGCCCAGGGCGATCGGAGTGAGGGGGATGCGCAGCAGGACCCGGCTGAGGTGCCCGAGAGCAGCAGGCACTCCACACCACCTACCTCAGAGAAGGCCGAGGAGACATCGAAAAGCACAAGCTCAGCGCCCTCCCACAGTGACCCCGAGAGACAGGCGGGAGCTCCTAAAATCCTGTCGCCCACAGCACTGCAGCAAGGACTCAACGGCTTGCACCTGTCCTCAGAGCGCATTCAAGACACCAACCGGTTGAAACGCTCCTTCTCCCTGGACATCAAGTCGGCCTACTCCCCGGGCCTGAGGCAGGACGTCCCGGGCCCCGCCGACACGGGGGAAGCCCCGAAGCTCTGCAAGCTGGACAGCCCGTCCGGACCCAACGGCGTGTGCCAGTTCTCCCCGGTGCCGGACAGTCCGGACTGGCCGAGCGGGCCGGACCTCCTCCTGGAGGCCAAGGTGAGGCAAAGGCGGAAGCACAGGCACCAGGCAGGCTCCCCCGCCCACGGGCTCAGCCTCAACTTCAACGGGGTGTGCGCCGCGCACAAGGGCACCGGCGCGGAGGACAGTCTCAAGCAGACGCTGCGGCTCAGCCTGCCCGGCGTGGGGCAGCAGCCCGTGCAGCCGGCGACCACGCCGACCGGCACCGGCGTCGGCCCGTGGGGGGTCCACCTGGAGTCCCCGAGCACCCCCTCCTCGGAGGGCGCCTGGTACTTTGGCACAGACTCGGccgtgagcggcggcggcggcggcggcggtggcggcgggggggccctgtTTGCCGGCGCCGCCTCCTACCCCTCGTTCGGCTGCGGCGCGGTGCCGGGCGGCTGCGAGATCAGACTGAGAGACAAGCAGCGGGCCGAGCCGCGGGACGGGCGTCACAGCTGGCACGAGGACGCCAGCGCCGAGAAGCAGTTCAAGAGGAGGAGCTGCCAGATGGAGTTCGAGGAGACCATGTCAGAGGGCAGGTCCCGGGAAGACCTGGGCAAAATAGGCAAACAGTCTAGCTTTTCGGGCAGCATGGAAATCATCGAGGTGTCCTGA